The following DNA comes from Chloroflexota bacterium.
CCATTCCGCTTCAGGCGTGACGTTGGCCTCTGGGTCCGGGCCGGTATCGCCGTTCCACTGGGGGGTATTCTCGGCGGTGACCAGCGGTTTGACAGTCATATCCGCGTTGACCACAATCTGGCAGGACAGGCGGAATTGGCCTAATGTGCCATTATTCTTGAGTTTGTTGTATTCGGCACGCGTCATTTCAGCGGGTTCGCCGTTCTCGAATTCCACGCGACAAGTTGTACAGCGCGCATTTCCTCCACAACGATGACCGATGCCAACTCCGGCTTCTTCGATGGCCAGAACCAATTTTTTTCCGGCTTCAACCTGGCTAGTTTTTCCATTAACAATTAATTTAGGCATGTGAAAATCTCCTGTAGGGCTTACGCAACACGATGAAAAATATCCCGATTTGTTGATGCATCGATTATACACGATGCCGCGATTTGCCCTTGACATTAACGTTACGTCATAGTTTATACTCCAGGCTATGAACTACACCGTCAAACAACTCGCCGATTTAGCCGGTATTAGCCCGCGCACGCTGCATTATTATGACGAAATCGCGCTACTCAAGCCCTCGGCACAGGGCGAAAATCGCTATCGTTATTATGATGAAACAGCCATGCTGCGCTTGCAACAGATTTTATTCTACCGTGAGCTGGGATTAAATCTAAAAGAGATCAAGGCAATACTGGATCAGTCGGAATTTGATGTTTTGAGCGCGCTTGAAGTACATAAAACAACTTTGCAAAAGCGCATCCAGCGGCTGGAACGTTTGATCCAAACAGTGGATGATACGCTGAATTATTTAACAGGAGATATCAAAATGAGCGAAGAACAAATTTTTGAAGGTTTTAGTGAAGATCAACAAGAAATCTATGCCGAAGAAGCCCGCCAGCGTTGGGACCCGAAGTTGGTAGATCAATCCATGAAACTTTGGAAAAGTTATTCCCCCGAAAAAAAGCAGCAAGTTATGGATGAGGGCAAAGCGGTTTATGTGGATATTCTGGCGAATATGAAAACGGGCAAAGAACCCGGCAGCGCGGAAGTTCAGGCTTGCCTTGTCCGCTGGCATGAGCACATGCGCTACTTCTATGAGCCAACCTGGGCTATCTTGCGCG
Coding sequences within:
- a CDS encoding (2Fe-2S)-binding protein — translated: MPKLIVNGKTSQVEAGKKLVLAIEEAGVGIGHRCGGNARCTTCRVEFENGEPAEMTRAEYNKLKNNGTLGQFRLSCQIVVNADMTVKPLVTAENTPQWNGDTGPDPEANVTPEAEWFEKAELGE
- a CDS encoding MerR family transcriptional regulator; the encoded protein is MNYTVKQLADLAGISPRTLHYYDEIALLKPSAQGENRYRYYDETAMLRLQQILFYRELGLNLKEIKAILDQSEFDVLSALEVHKTTLQKRIQRLERLIQTVDDTLNYLTGDIKMSEEQIFEGFSEDQQEIYAEEARQRWDPKLVDQSMKLWKSYSPEKKQQVMDEGKAVYVDILANMKTGKEPGSAEVQACLVRWHEHMRYFYEPTWAILRGLGQGYATDPAFRANFEKMHPDLPDFLNTAIQIYTDGKI